In one Drosophila pseudoobscura strain MV-25-SWS-2005 chromosome X, UCI_Dpse_MV25, whole genome shotgun sequence genomic region, the following are encoded:
- the sbm gene encoding b(0,+)-type amino acid transporter 1 isoform X3, with amino-acid sequence MRDKISQLFCLQKNACKNNTTDNRGHNVPTKAANNGTMCANGTIGTEGPEATETDSSGTGRMRKPLERNGSTQNDAVHLERRLGLFSGVALIVGTMIGSGIFVSPSGLLVRTGSVGVSFVIWLACGVLSLLGALAYAELGTMNTSSGAEWAYFMDAYGPAPAFLFSWYAVEAFVTECDPPRGVVKMVALVAIVMILFVNCYSVNLGMAVQNVFTAAKLVAVVIVICGGAWKLMQGNTQHLSNAFNGPMPNVGAIATAFYTGLWAYDGWNNLNYVTEEIQNPSKNLPRSIIIGIPLVTLCYALINISYLAAMSPQEMIESEAVAVTFGNRILGAMAWLMPLSVTISTFGSANGTLFAAGRLCFAASREGHLLDILSYVHVRRLTPAPGLIFHSLIASAMVLHGTIDSLIDFFSFTAWIFYGGAMLALIVMRYTKPNYPRPYKVPIIIPVVVLVISIYLVAAPIFETPRIEYLYALLFIFAGLIFYVPFVKLGMTPRFMNKVTLFFQLLLEVVPTSSMAMFE; translated from the exons ATGCGCGATAAAATATCACAACTATTTTGCTTGCAAAAAAACGCatgcaaaaataatacaacAGATAATAGAG GACATAATGTGCCAACAAAAGCAGCGAACAACGGGACAATGTGCGCCAATGGGACTATTGGGACAGAAGGGCCCGAAGCGACAGAGACCGACTCATCAGGGACCGGGCGGATGCGGAAGCCGCTGGAGAGGAATGGCTCAACGCAGAACGACGCTGTTCACCTCGAGAGAAG GCTGGGCCTCTTCAGTGGGGTGGCTTTAATTGTCGGAACTATGATAG GGTCTGGAATATTTGTGTCTCCCTCCGGTTTACTGGTTCGTACTGGTTCCGTTGGAGTTAGCTTTGTAATCTGGCTTGCCTGTGGTGTACTCTCGCTTCTGG GCGCTCTGGCATACGCTGAACTTGGAACGATGAACACCTCGTCTGGTGCGGAATGGGCATACTTTATGGATGCCTATGGACCGGCGCCGGCGTTCCTGTTCTCATGG TACGCCGTTGAGGCCTTTGTGACAGAATGTGATCCGCCCAGGGGTGTCGTGAAGATGGTCGCACTGGTGGCTATTG tgATGATACTGTTCGTGAACTGCTACAGCGTTAACCTGGGCATGGCCGTGCAGAATGTGTTCACCGCCGCCAAGCTGGTGGCCGTCGTGATCGTGATCTGTGGCGGGGCCTGGAAGCTGATGCAGGGCAACACGCAGCACCTGTCGAATGCATTTAATGGACCGATGCCTAACGTCGGAGCGATTGCCACGGCATTCTATACGGGCTTGTGGGCCTACGACGGCTGGAACAACCTCAACTACGTCACCGAGGAGATCCAGAATCCCAGCAAGAATCTGCCGCGCTCAATCATCATCGGCATACCGCTGGTGACGCTCTGCTATGCGCTGATCAACATCTCCTATCTGGCGGCCATGTCGCCCCAGGAGATGATCGAGTCGGAGGCAGTGGCCGTCACCTTTGGCAATCGCATACTGGGCGCCATGGCCTGGCTGATGCCCCTGAGCGTCACCATCAGTACGTTTGGCAGTGCTAATGGCACTCTGTTTGCCGCTGGACG TCTCTGCTTTGCCGCCAGTCGAGAGGGTCACTTGCTGGACATTCTCTCGTATGTCCATGTGCGACGCCTCACCCCAGCCCCGGGCCTGATATTCCAC TCGCTGATTGCCTCGGCAATGGTGCTGCATGGCACGATTGATTCGCTGATTGATTTCTTCAGCTTCACCGCCTGGATATTCTACGGCGGCGCAATGCTGGCCCTGATCGTGATGCGCTACACCAAACCCAACTATCCACGGCCATACAAAGTGCCGATCATCATTCCCGTTGTGGTCTTGGTCATATCCATCTACCTTGTGGCGGCCCCCATCTTTGAGACGCCTCGCATTGAGTATCTGTACGCCCTGCTCTTCATATTTGCTGGCCTCATCTTCTATGTGCCGTTCGTCAAGCTGGGCATGACACCGCGCTTCATGA ACAAGGTGACGCTGTTCTTCCAGCTGCTGTTGGAGGTGGTGCCCACCTCATCGATGGCCATGTTCGAGTGA
- the sbm gene encoding b(0,+)-type amino acid transporter 1 isoform X2 yields MYQHVQPNNTDHIHANGHNVPTKAANNGTMCANGTIGTEGPEATETDSSGTGRMRKPLERNGSTQNDAVHLERRLGLFSGVALIVGTMIGSGIFVSPSGLLVRTGSVGVSFVIWLACGVLSLLGALAYAELGTMNTSSGAEWAYFMDAYGPAPAFLFSWVSTLVLKPSQMAIICLSFAQYAVEAFVTECDPPRGVVKMVALVAIVMILFVNCYSVNLGMAVQNVFTAAKLVAVVIVICGGAWKLMQGNTQHLSNAFNGPMPNVGAIATAFYTGLWAYDGWNNLNYVTEEIQNPSKNLPRSIIIGIPLVTLCYALINISYLAAMSPQEMIESEAVAVTFGNRILGAMAWLMPLSVTISTFGSANGTLFAAGRLCFAASREGHLLDILSYVHVRRLTPAPGLIFHSLIASAMVLHGTIDSLIDFFSFTAWIFYGGAMLALIVMRYTKPNYPRPYKVPIIIPVVVLVISIYLVAAPIFETPRIEYLYALLFIFAGLIFYVPFVKLGMTPRFMNKVTLFFQLLLEVVPTSSMAMFE; encoded by the exons ATGTATCAGCATGTCCAACCAAACAACACAGATCATATTCATGCCAACG GACATAATGTGCCAACAAAAGCAGCGAACAACGGGACAATGTGCGCCAATGGGACTATTGGGACAGAAGGGCCCGAAGCGACAGAGACCGACTCATCAGGGACCGGGCGGATGCGGAAGCCGCTGGAGAGGAATGGCTCAACGCAGAACGACGCTGTTCACCTCGAGAGAAG GCTGGGCCTCTTCAGTGGGGTGGCTTTAATTGTCGGAACTATGATAG GGTCTGGAATATTTGTGTCTCCCTCCGGTTTACTGGTTCGTACTGGTTCCGTTGGAGTTAGCTTTGTAATCTGGCTTGCCTGTGGTGTACTCTCGCTTCTGG GCGCTCTGGCATACGCTGAACTTGGAACGATGAACACCTCGTCTGGTGCGGAATGGGCATACTTTATGGATGCCTATGGACCGGCGCCGGCGTTCCTGTTCTCATGGGTATCGACATTGGTGTTGAAGCCATCTCAAATGGCTATAATATGCTTATCATTTGCACAGTACGCCGTTGAGGCCTTTGTGACAGAATGTGATCCGCCCAGGGGTGTCGTGAAGATGGTCGCACTGGTGGCTATTG tgATGATACTGTTCGTGAACTGCTACAGCGTTAACCTGGGCATGGCCGTGCAGAATGTGTTCACCGCCGCCAAGCTGGTGGCCGTCGTGATCGTGATCTGTGGCGGGGCCTGGAAGCTGATGCAGGGCAACACGCAGCACCTGTCGAATGCATTTAATGGACCGATGCCTAACGTCGGAGCGATTGCCACGGCATTCTATACGGGCTTGTGGGCCTACGACGGCTGGAACAACCTCAACTACGTCACCGAGGAGATCCAGAATCCCAGCAAGAATCTGCCGCGCTCAATCATCATCGGCATACCGCTGGTGACGCTCTGCTATGCGCTGATCAACATCTCCTATCTGGCGGCCATGTCGCCCCAGGAGATGATCGAGTCGGAGGCAGTGGCCGTCACCTTTGGCAATCGCATACTGGGCGCCATGGCCTGGCTGATGCCCCTGAGCGTCACCATCAGTACGTTTGGCAGTGCTAATGGCACTCTGTTTGCCGCTGGACG TCTCTGCTTTGCCGCCAGTCGAGAGGGTCACTTGCTGGACATTCTCTCGTATGTCCATGTGCGACGCCTCACCCCAGCCCCGGGCCTGATATTCCAC TCGCTGATTGCCTCGGCAATGGTGCTGCATGGCACGATTGATTCGCTGATTGATTTCTTCAGCTTCACCGCCTGGATATTCTACGGCGGCGCAATGCTGGCCCTGATCGTGATGCGCTACACCAAACCCAACTATCCACGGCCATACAAAGTGCCGATCATCATTCCCGTTGTGGTCTTGGTCATATCCATCTACCTTGTGGCGGCCCCCATCTTTGAGACGCCTCGCATTGAGTATCTGTACGCCCTGCTCTTCATATTTGCTGGCCTCATCTTCTATGTGCCGTTCGTCAAGCTGGGCATGACACCGCGCTTCATGA ACAAGGTGACGCTGTTCTTCCAGCTGCTGTTGGAGGTGGTGCCCACCTCATCGATGGCCATGTTCGAGTGA
- the sbm gene encoding b(0,+)-type amino acid transporter 1 isoform X1: MRDKISQLFCLQKNACKNNTTDNRGHNVPTKAANNGTMCANGTIGTEGPEATETDSSGTGRMRKPLERNGSTQNDAVHLERRLGLFSGVALIVGTMIGSGIFVSPSGLLVRTGSVGVSFVIWLACGVLSLLGALAYAELGTMNTSSGAEWAYFMDAYGPAPAFLFSWVSTLVLKPSQMAIICLSFAQYAVEAFVTECDPPRGVVKMVALVAIVMILFVNCYSVNLGMAVQNVFTAAKLVAVVIVICGGAWKLMQGNTQHLSNAFNGPMPNVGAIATAFYTGLWAYDGWNNLNYVTEEIQNPSKNLPRSIIIGIPLVTLCYALINISYLAAMSPQEMIESEAVAVTFGNRILGAMAWLMPLSVTISTFGSANGTLFAAGRLCFAASREGHLLDILSYVHVRRLTPAPGLIFHSLIASAMVLHGTIDSLIDFFSFTAWIFYGGAMLALIVMRYTKPNYPRPYKVPIIIPVVVLVISIYLVAAPIFETPRIEYLYALLFIFAGLIFYVPFVKLGMTPRFMNKVTLFFQLLLEVVPTSSMAMFE, encoded by the exons ATGCGCGATAAAATATCACAACTATTTTGCTTGCAAAAAAACGCatgcaaaaataatacaacAGATAATAGAG GACATAATGTGCCAACAAAAGCAGCGAACAACGGGACAATGTGCGCCAATGGGACTATTGGGACAGAAGGGCCCGAAGCGACAGAGACCGACTCATCAGGGACCGGGCGGATGCGGAAGCCGCTGGAGAGGAATGGCTCAACGCAGAACGACGCTGTTCACCTCGAGAGAAG GCTGGGCCTCTTCAGTGGGGTGGCTTTAATTGTCGGAACTATGATAG GGTCTGGAATATTTGTGTCTCCCTCCGGTTTACTGGTTCGTACTGGTTCCGTTGGAGTTAGCTTTGTAATCTGGCTTGCCTGTGGTGTACTCTCGCTTCTGG GCGCTCTGGCATACGCTGAACTTGGAACGATGAACACCTCGTCTGGTGCGGAATGGGCATACTTTATGGATGCCTATGGACCGGCGCCGGCGTTCCTGTTCTCATGGGTATCGACATTGGTGTTGAAGCCATCTCAAATGGCTATAATATGCTTATCATTTGCACAGTACGCCGTTGAGGCCTTTGTGACAGAATGTGATCCGCCCAGGGGTGTCGTGAAGATGGTCGCACTGGTGGCTATTG tgATGATACTGTTCGTGAACTGCTACAGCGTTAACCTGGGCATGGCCGTGCAGAATGTGTTCACCGCCGCCAAGCTGGTGGCCGTCGTGATCGTGATCTGTGGCGGGGCCTGGAAGCTGATGCAGGGCAACACGCAGCACCTGTCGAATGCATTTAATGGACCGATGCCTAACGTCGGAGCGATTGCCACGGCATTCTATACGGGCTTGTGGGCCTACGACGGCTGGAACAACCTCAACTACGTCACCGAGGAGATCCAGAATCCCAGCAAGAATCTGCCGCGCTCAATCATCATCGGCATACCGCTGGTGACGCTCTGCTATGCGCTGATCAACATCTCCTATCTGGCGGCCATGTCGCCCCAGGAGATGATCGAGTCGGAGGCAGTGGCCGTCACCTTTGGCAATCGCATACTGGGCGCCATGGCCTGGCTGATGCCCCTGAGCGTCACCATCAGTACGTTTGGCAGTGCTAATGGCACTCTGTTTGCCGCTGGACG TCTCTGCTTTGCCGCCAGTCGAGAGGGTCACTTGCTGGACATTCTCTCGTATGTCCATGTGCGACGCCTCACCCCAGCCCCGGGCCTGATATTCCAC TCGCTGATTGCCTCGGCAATGGTGCTGCATGGCACGATTGATTCGCTGATTGATTTCTTCAGCTTCACCGCCTGGATATTCTACGGCGGCGCAATGCTGGCCCTGATCGTGATGCGCTACACCAAACCCAACTATCCACGGCCATACAAAGTGCCGATCATCATTCCCGTTGTGGTCTTGGTCATATCCATCTACCTTGTGGCGGCCCCCATCTTTGAGACGCCTCGCATTGAGTATCTGTACGCCCTGCTCTTCATATTTGCTGGCCTCATCTTCTATGTGCCGTTCGTCAAGCTGGGCATGACACCGCGCTTCATGA ACAAGGTGACGCTGTTCTTCCAGCTGCTGTTGGAGGTGGTGCCCACCTCATCGATGGCCATGTTCGAGTGA